A genome region from Halichondria panicea chromosome 15, odHalPani1.1, whole genome shotgun sequence includes the following:
- the LOC135348567 gene encoding uncharacterized protein LOC135348567 isoform X2, whose translation MELVNNCSYDVNTQRQISETGRESEIVEHADTETNVDVQENPAYNFRANNASVECGDGEEYEVAVYDTNIPIEPNHAYNVHSTGQSDEVSEYELVIPVEPLPSLISQQNHAYNIDITEPDDTASVGSYEEISENTRWVSKNATERYYEEIPAQQNYLTQYPTEEEATVPPLKAICSFWQGKVEVAVRITILVLAILLMVLYIASAGLAIIPITGRFSSAPLTTLIIGGIFPFQFACVIIMEIIHLCIRTRRKRTSKCFLTWDILYCFMTSFFSLVFLGISAWLTVEWSITSNPVEYFLFILITVLCFIFMALYMLRVCWIRATISMKWDSRMEI comes from the exons ATGGAGTTAGTTAACAACTGTTCCTACGATGTCAACACACAAAGACAGATCAGTGAAACAGGCAGAGAGAGTGAGATTGTTGAACATGCTGATACAGAAACAAATGTTGACGTCCAAGAAAATCCTGCATACAATTTCAGAGCTAACAATGCGAGTGTTGAGTGTGGGGATGGAGAAGAGTACGAAGTGGCTGTGTACGACACAAATATCCCAATTGAGCCAAACCACGCCTACAATGTGCACAGCACCGGACAGTCGGATGAGGTCAGCGAGTACGAATTAGTTATCCCAGTAGAGCCACTTCCGAGTTTGATTTCTCAACAAAACCATGCTTATAACATCGATATTACAGAGCCAGATGACACTGCATCTGTTGGTAGCTACGAGGAGATCTCAGAAAATACGAGATGGGTTTCAAAAAATGCGACTGAGCGATATTATGAAGAGATTCCTGCACAACAAAACTATCTGACACAATACCCTACTGAAGAAGAAGCAACTGTTCCACCATTGAAGGCTATCTGTAGCTTCTGGCAGGGAAAAGTAGAAGTGGCTGTCAGAATAACTATCCTAGTG CTGGCAATTCTACTGATGGTGCTATACATTGCATCAGCTGGTCTGGCAATCATCCCAATTACTGGTCGGTTTTCATCGGCTCCTCTCACAACACTGATTATAGGAGGAATTTTCCCATTCCAATTTGCTTGTGTAATTATCATGGAAATAATACACCTCTGCATCAGGACACGCAGGAAAAGGACAAGCAAATGTTTCCTCACATGG gacattTTATACTGTTTCATGACAAGCTTCTTCTCACTGGTGTTCCTCGGAATATCAGCCTGGCTAACTGTAGAGTGGTCTATAACGAGTAATCCAGTAGAATATTTCCTCTTCATTCTAATCACA GTGCTGTGCTTCATCTTCATGGCTCTGTACATGCTCAGGGTTTGCTGGATTAGGGCAACCATTAGTATGAAGTGGGATTCAAGAATGGAAATATAA
- the LOC135348573 gene encoding uncharacterized protein LOC135348573: MDATETTAASVNGQLIEEEYDQVDNFKVVKETDRHLSGSPTPSEQSYVDFDPADNEYVVNDLDSCSIEQNCAYISNTGINDQPPDYLEVITQQNSDYSIEASNVYCVADPAVAGHENGELYEVLPEMGERTQIVPQRREQNNVVQKRAKNTMKKVPPRGLCSFWQGRVEVAIRIIILMLGLPLLLLLLLPISVLPISGAIGLVSCLTCLPQLMVSCCFELPMLLGRVCSKNISNCFLAWDITHNWTLFSST; the protein is encoded by the exons ATGGATGCAACAGAGACTACCGCAGCAAGCGTAAATGGACAACTTATTGAAGAGGAATATGATCAAGTTGATAATTTTAAAGTTGTTAaagagacagacagacacttAAGCGGCAGTCCTACTCCCAGTGAGCAGTCATATGTCGATTTCGACCCAGCAGATAACGAATATGTTGTCAATGATTTGGATTCATGCAGCATCGAGCAAAACTGTGCCTACATTTCCAATACCGGCATTAATGATCAACCGCCTGACTATTTGGAGGTCATAACTCAACAAAACAGTGACTACAGTATTGAGGCCAGCAACGTCTACTGTGTGGCAGACCCTGCTGTTGCTGGACATGAAAATGGTGAGCTCTATGAAGTACTACCAGAGATGGGAGAGCGAACCCAAATAGTACCACAGAGGAGAGAGCAAAATAACGTAGTGCAAAAAAGAGCAAAGAATACTATGAAAAAAGTTCCACCCCGAGGTCTTTGTAGTTTTTGGCAAGGAAGGGTGGAGGTGGCTATACGAATTATCATTCTAATG TTGGGACTGCCCCTGCTATTGCTGCTATTGCTGCCCATATCAGTGCTGCCCATATCAGGAGCCATTGGTTTGGTCAGCTGCTTAACTTGTCTACCACAACTTATGGTGAGCTGTTGTTTTGAGCTGCCTATGCTACTGGGTAGAGTCTGCTCCAAAAATATCTCCAACTGCTTTCTAGCATGG GACATTACACACAACTGGACACTGTTCTCATCTACTTAA
- the LOC135348567 gene encoding uncharacterized protein LOC135348567 isoform X4 encodes MEIVNNYSDGVGTQRQISETSRESEIAEDAVTETNVDIQENPAYNFRANVESVDYENGEEYENVVYNFTNIPIEPNPAYKVHSNRRLDEVSEYELIILTESPANEIVQQNQANNIITTQQGDTASDYSYEEIPEISTEQFYPEQQNPLTQAPEEVTTQAPEEVTTQAPEEVITTQAPVTTPVSPLKAICSFWQGKVEIAVRITILMIEAIHAVNAMAASWHFY; translated from the exons ATGGAGATAGTTAACAACTATTCTGACGGTGTCGGTACACAAAGACAGATCAGTGAAACAAGCAGAGAGAGTGAGATTGCTGAAGATGCTGTTACAGAAACAAATGTTGACATCCAAGAAAATCCTGCATACAATTTCAGAGCTAACGTTGAGAGTGTTGACTATGAGAATGGAGAAGAGTACGAAAATGTTGTGTACAACTTTACAAATATCCCAATCGAGCCAAACCCTGCCTACAAGGTGCACAGCAACAGGCGGTTGGACGAAGTTAGTGAGTACGAATTAATCATTCTTACAGAGTCACCTGCAAATGAGATTGTCCAACAAAACCAGGCTAATAACATTATTACTACACAGCAAGGTGATACTGCATCTGATTATAGCTATGAGGAGATCCCAGAAATTTCGACTGAGCAATTTTACCCAGAGCAACAAAACCCTTTGACACAAGCCCCTGAGGAAGTAACGACACAAGCCCCTGAGGAAGTAACGACACAAGCCCCTGAGGAAGTAATAACGACACAAGCCCCTGTAACGACACCTGTTTCGCCATTAAAGGCTATCTGTAGCTTCTGGCAAGGCAAAGTGGAAATAGCTGTCAGAATAACTATCTTAATG ATTGAGGCtattcatgctgtaaacgcaatggcagccag CTGGCATTTCTACTGA
- the LOC135348571 gene encoding uncharacterized protein LOC135348571: MEIVNNCSDGVNTQRQISETGRESEIVEDVASETNVDVQENPAYNFRANNASVECGDGGEYEVAMYGFTNIPIEQNPAYKVHSTGRLDEVSDSGQYELVIPTESATNVIVQQNQAYNIITTQPATDCNYEEIPENTTEQFYEEIPVQQNHLTQVPGKVATPVPLLKATCSFWQDKAKVAVRITILMLVSLLLALFISSDGLVFTATVIEYSSLPPLTLIIGTIFLTLLLLGVIMEIAHLYIRTCRRRTTKCFLAWDIIYSCVTIFSSLVFLGASIGLTVLWSTINHLVEGYIFLIIITVLCFTLAVLYLFRACWIIAIIKIK; this comes from the exons ATGGAGATAGTTAACAACTGTTCTGACGGTGTCAACACACAAAGACAGATCAGTGAAACAGGCAGAGAGAGTGAGATTGTTGAAGATGTTGCTTCAGAAACAAATGTTGACGTCCAAGAAAATCCTGCATACAATTTCAGAGCTAACAATGCGAGTGTTGAGTGTGGGGATGGGGGAGAGTACGAAGTGGCTATGTACGGTTTCACCAATATCCCAATCGAGCAAAATCCTGCCTACAAAGTGCACAGTACCGGACGGTTGGATGAGGTCAGTGACAGTGGTCAGTACGAATTAGTCATCCCTACGGAGTCAGCTACAAATGTGATTGTCCAACAAAACCAGGCTTACAACATAATTACTACACAGCCAGCAACTGATTGTAATTATGAGGAGATCCCAGAAAATACAACCGAGCAATTTTATGAAGAGATTCCTGTGCAACAAAACCATTTGACACAAGTCCCTGGGAAAGTAGCGACACCTGTTCCGCTATTGAAGGCTACCTGTAGCTTCTGGCAAGACAAAGCGAAAGTGGCTGTCAGAATAACTATCTTAATG CTCGTATCTCTACTGTTGGCACTATTCATTTCATCTGATGGTCTGGTTTTCACAGCTACAGTAATTGAGTATTCTTCATTGCCACCTCTAACACTAATCATAGGGACAATTTTTCTAACCCTTTTGCTTCTTGGAGTCATCATGGAAATAGCACACCTCTACATCAGGACATGCAGGAGAAGAACAACCAAATGTTTCCTCGCGTGG gacattATATACTCTTGCGTAACGATCTTCTCCTCACTGGTGTTCCTCGGAGCATCCATTGGGCTAACTGTACTATGGTCTACAATCAATCATCTGGTGGAGGGATACATCTTTTTGATCATAATCACG GTGCTGTGCTTCACACTTGCAGTCCTGTACCTGTTCAGGGCTTGCTGGATTATAGCGATCATTAAGATCAAATGA